Proteins encoded by one window of Amaranthus tricolor cultivar Red isolate AtriRed21 chromosome 4, ASM2621246v1, whole genome shotgun sequence:
- the LOC130811313 gene encoding thioredoxin-like 3-3 gives MGSEMKRKMETDEKQYIYKKEPSNLKMPSTDQDLTDIILQIHTSKTPAVISYGATWCRICNQILPAFKQFSKEFPKLSFVYADIDECPETTQHIRYTPTFQFYRDGERVDEMFGAGEERLHDRLWLHS, from the exons ATGGGAAGTGAGATGAAGAGAAAGATGGAGACAGACGAAAAGCAgtatatatataagaaagaaCCGAGCAATTTGAAAATGCCTTCCACGGACCAAGACCTCACTGATATCATTCTGCAGATCCATACTTCCAAAACTCCT GCAGTAATCAGCTATGGTGCTACTTG GTGTCGGATTTGCAATCAGATTCTTCCTGCATTCAAGCAATTCAGCAAAGAGTTCCCAAAGCTTTCCTTTGTATATGCTGATATAGACGAGTGCCCCGAGACCACTCAGCATATTCGCTACACACCTACATTTCAATTTTATCGTGATGGTGAGAGGGTTGATGAGATGTTCGGGGCTGGAGAAGAAAGGCTACATGATCGTCTTTGGTTGCATTCTTAA